The Episyrphus balteatus chromosome 4, idEpiBalt1.1, whole genome shotgun sequence genome includes a window with the following:
- the LOC129918942 gene encoding T-complex protein 1 subunit theta — protein MALSVPKAPGVSQMLKEGARMYSGLEEAIYRNISACKEFAQTMRSAYGPNGMNKMVINHLEKQFVTSDAGTIMRELDVEHPAAKLMVMASQMQDAEVGDGTNFVVIFAGALLEGAEDLLRLGITTSEIADGYEKAMDKALEILPKLVCHKIEDFRDVQKVKDCLTSAVMSKQFGQEEFITELIAKACVSILPDKSTFNVDNIRVCKILGSGLNKSEVLRGMVFKRQVEGDVSSVEKAKIAIFSCPVDIIQTETKGTVLIKSADELMNFSSGEENLLEKQIKALADAGVKVIVAGGKVGDMALHFINKYGLMAVRLNSKFDLRRLSRAVNGTVLPRLTAPTQEELGYCDKVCIEELGDTVVVSFRNEGVDSRIATIVIRGATDNFMDDIERAIDDGVNNFKGLTRDGRFVPGAGATEIELAIQLAEYADTLPGLEQYAVRKFATALEVFPKALAENSGVNGTETINKLYLAHKENGPNQGFNIDDEQVGTIDVTTSKVFDLYQSKYWGIKYAVGAATTILKVDQIIMAKRAGGPKPPRQGGGSDDES, from the exons ATGGCTTTATCCGTACCAAAAGCACCGGGTGTATCCCAAATGTTAAAGGAAGGCGCTCGT atGTACAGTGGCTTGGAAGAAGCAATTTATCGTAATATCTCTGCATGCAAGGAATTTGCACAGACAATGCGCTCCGCCTACGGGCCCAACGGCATGAACAAGATGGTCATCAATCACCTCGAAAAGCAATTCGTCACCTCCGATGCTGGCACCATAATGCGCGAGTTGGATGTTGAGCATCCAGCTGCCAAATTAATGGTAATGGCCAGTCAGATGCAAGACGCCGAAGTCGGTGATGGCACCAACTTCGTGGTAATCTTTGCTGGTGCCCTCCTCGAGGGAGCCGAAGATCTCTTGCGTTTGGGTATTACAACAAGTGAAATCGCCGATGGCTATGAGAAGGCAATGGACAAGGCATTGGAAATCCTGCCCAAATTGGTCTGTCACAAAATCGAAGACTTCCGTGATGTGCAGAAGGTCAAAGATTGTCTGACCTCGGCTGTTATGTCCAAACAGTTTGGTCAGGAAGAATTCATTACCGAACTGATTGCAAAAGCTTGTGTTTCTATCCTTCCCGACAAGAGCACTTTTAATGTTGATAATATCCGAGTTTGTAAGATCCTAGGTAGTGGTTTGAACAAGTCGGAGGTGCTCCGTGGGATGGTATTCAAGCGACAGGTTGAAGGTGATGTCAGCAGTGTTGAGAAGGCAAAGATTGCTATATTCTCTTGCCCTGTGGACATCATTCAAACCGAAACGAAGGGAACAGTCTTGATTAAGTCGGCTGATGAACTGATGAACTTTAGCAGCGGAGAAGAAAATCTGTTGGAGAAGCAAATCAAAGCTTTGGCAGATGCAGGAGTGAAGGTCATTGTAGCTGGCGGTAAAGTTGGTGACATGGCTCTGCATTTTATCAACAAATATGGTCTCATGGCTGTCCGCCTGAATTCCAAATTTGATCTGCGTCGTTTAAGCAGAGCTGTCAATGGAACAGTTCTGCCCAGGTTGACTGCTCCCACTCAGGAAGAGCTCGGTTATTGCGATAAGGTTTGCATTGAAGAGTTGGGTGATACAGTTGTAGTATCCTTCCGTAATGAAGGAGTTGACTCACGTATTGCAACAATTGTAATCCGTGGAGCTACCGATAACTTCATGGATGATATCGAACGTGCCATCGATGATGGAGTAAATAATTTCAAAGGACTCACTCGTGATGGTCGTTTTGTTCCTGGAGCTGGTGCAACAGAGATTGAGTTGGCTATCCAACTGGCGGAATATGCTGATACCCTTCCTGGTCTTGAACAGTATGCAGTTCGTAAATTCGCTACAGCTTTAGAAGTATTCCCCAAAGCCTTGGCCGAAAACAGTGGTGTTAATGGCACAGAGACCATCAACAAACTCTACCTCGCCCACAAAGAGAACGGTCCCAACCAGGGATTCAACATTGATGATGAACAAGTTGGCACCATCGATGTGACCACCAGCAAGGTGTTTGACTTATATCAGTCGAAATACTGGGGAATCAAGTACGCCGTTGGTGCAGCCACAACAATCCTCAAGGTCGATCAGATTATAATGGCCAAGAGAGCTGGAGGACCTAAACCACCAAGGCAAGGTGGTGGTAGTGATGACGAGAGTTAA
- the LOC129919619 gene encoding aminoacyl tRNA synthase complex-interacting multifunctional protein 1, with product MSINRIVFSAIRKVKLLKNMSSVEIISKNNQQNENLINSLQQEFAAVQRELIARKKQQLLQENADLKKRITQTLSELIRLETQNGKKQIAIPGARSFCTQASDPPIAAAKPAAAAEETKTPPKEKKPKKEKPAKPAAAPNAAAAVELPIDVGRLDLRVGKIVEVGRHPDADSLYLEKIDCGEAQPRTVVSGLVKFVPLEEMQNRLVVVLCNLKPAKMRGVTSEAMVMCASTPDKVEVLSPPEGSVPGDLVHCEGYTRNPDAQLNPKKKVFETCAPDLKTNDDLVACFKGSALHVPGKGNVVAQTLKNVNVK from the exons ATGTCAATAAACCGCATTGTATTTTCTGCAATTCGAAAagttaaacttttaaaaaatatgagttctgtcgaaattatttcgaaaaacaACCAGCAAAATGAGAATTTAATTAATTCTCTTCAACAAGAG TTTGCTGCCGTTCAACGTGAATTGATTGCAAGAAAGAAACAACAATTGCTTCAGGAGAATGCAGATTTAAAGAAACGTATAACACAGACCTTATCGGAACTCATTCGTTTGGAAACTCAAAATGGCAAAAAACAAATAGCCATACCCGGAGCTCGGTCATTCTGCACACAGGCATCAGATCCACCAATCGCAGCCGCTAAACCAGCTGCCGCAGCAGAAGAAACTAAAACTCCACCAAAGgagaaaaaacctaaaaaagaaaaaccagcaAAACCTGCAGCAGCGCCAAATGCAGCTGCCGCTGTCGAACTCCCAATCGATGTTGGTCGCCTAGACTTACGTGTTGGCAAAATAGTCGAAGTCGGTCGACATCCCGATGCAGATAGTTTGTATCTGGAGAAGATTGATTGTGGAGAAGCTCAACCCAGGACTGTGGTTTCAGGTCTAGTTAAGTTTGTTCCTTTAGAAGAAATGCAAAACCGCCTTGTAGTAGTTTTGTGCAATTTAAAACCAGCCAAAATGCGTGGCGTTACATCTGAAGCGATGGTTATGTGCGCTTCCACACCCGACAAGGTGGAAGTACTGAGTCCACCAGAAGGTTCTGTGCCCGGGGATCTTGTCCATTGTGAAGGTTACACACGCAATCCAGATGCTCAATTGAATCCGAAGAAGAAAGTCTTTGAAACTTGCGCTCCTGATCTTAAGACCAATGATGACTTAGTGGCTTGTTTTAAGGGATCAGCGTTGCATGTCCCTGGTAAGGGTAATGTTGTTGCTCAGACTTTAAAGAATGTCAATGTTAAGTAA